A single genomic interval of Picosynechococcus sp. PCC 7003 harbors:
- the coaBC gene encoding bifunctional phosphopantothenoylcysteine decarboxylase/phosphopantothenate--cysteine ligase CoaBC produces the protein MLNGKKIVVGISGGIAAYKVCEVISQLFQAGAEVRVVLTDSAQRFITPLTVATLSRHPAYTDEDFWDSHRPRPVHIDLGEWADLILLAPLTANTLAKVSLGLADTLLTNIILASTCPVLVAPAMNTDMWQQLSVQSNWRRLQQDQRYHILDPNSGLLACDRQGKGRMAEPVQIIKAVQALIHSRGQADLVGKKILISAGGTREHFDPVRFIGNPSTGKMGLAIAEAAAYRGATITLVHGPIESRLLENLPNIKRFPVTSAAEMEKAMLFQADQFDWLILCAAVGDVRPMVNYDHKLAKAELPENLALEEIPDIAAQLGQRKRPDQKLIGFAAQTGEITAPALAKLQRKNLDAIAANAIDQANSGFASETNQLIFLDKEGRKATIPQASKLAIAHHLLDFIKQL, from the coding sequence ATGCTCAACGGAAAAAAGATTGTCGTCGGCATTAGTGGGGGCATTGCCGCCTACAAAGTTTGTGAAGTCATTTCCCAACTGTTCCAGGCTGGGGCAGAGGTGCGGGTCGTCCTGACGGATTCGGCCCAACGTTTTATCACGCCCCTCACGGTCGCTACCCTCAGCCGCCACCCGGCCTACACCGACGAAGATTTTTGGGATAGCCATCGACCCCGCCCGGTGCATATCGACCTGGGGGAATGGGCGGATTTGATTTTGCTGGCTCCGCTGACCGCAAATACTTTAGCCAAGGTGAGCTTGGGCCTTGCGGATACGCTATTGACGAATATTATTTTGGCGTCCACTTGCCCGGTGCTGGTTGCGCCTGCAATGAATACGGACATGTGGCAACAGCTATCGGTACAGTCCAATTGGCGGCGACTCCAACAGGATCAGCGGTATCACATCCTCGATCCAAATAGTGGTTTGTTGGCCTGCGATCGCCAGGGAAAAGGGCGCATGGCAGAACCCGTGCAAATTATTAAAGCAGTGCAAGCCCTGATCCACAGTCGCGGCCAAGCGGATCTAGTAGGCAAAAAAATTCTTATCAGTGCCGGGGGAACCCGGGAGCATTTCGACCCAGTGCGTTTCATTGGTAATCCTTCGACGGGAAAAATGGGGTTGGCGATCGCCGAGGCAGCGGCCTACCGGGGGGCGACTATCACCCTTGTTCACGGGCCAATCGAAAGCCGTTTGTTAGAAAATTTGCCCAACATTAAGCGGTTTCCGGTCACCAGCGCGGCCGAAATGGAAAAAGCCATGCTGTTTCAGGCGGATCAGTTTGATTGGCTCATTCTATGTGCGGCGGTCGGTGATGTGCGTCCCATGGTAAATTATGACCATAAGCTCGCTAAAGCAGAACTGCCGGAAAATCTTGCTCTCGAAGAAATCCCTGATATCGCCGCTCAACTGGGGCAACGGAAGCGCCCCGACCAAAAACTGATTGGCTTTGCGGCTCAAACGGGAGAAATTACCGCCCCAGCCCTCGCTAAACTGCAACGGAAAAACCTCGATGCGATCGCCGCCAATGCCATTGATCAAGCCAATTCTGGTTTTGCCAGTGAAACAAACCAACTGATTTTCCTTGATAAAGAGGGCCGCAAAGCCACTATTCCCCAGGCCAGCAAGTTGGCGATCGCTCATCATCTACTAGACTTTATCAAGCAACTTTAA
- a CDS encoding Dabb family protein: MANSVHHIVLFELAASTGTAETQTIIEDGLSLLGAIPGVLKVDLGLKARADRDVHIKDYQLALYVQLESNAALDTYGPHPNHQEFLQRHKCKWTKVQVVDFFGQ, from the coding sequence ATGGCAAATTCCGTACACCATATTGTTCTGTTTGAATTGGCAGCTTCAACAGGGACTGCCGAAACTCAAACCATTATTGAAGATGGCCTGAGTCTTTTGGGGGCGATTCCTGGCGTTTTAAAAGTTGACCTGGGATTAAAAGCCCGGGCAGATCGTGATGTCCACATTAAGGATTATCAGTTGGCTTTGTATGTGCAATTAGAAAGCAATGCAGCCCTTGATACCTATGGGCCTCACCCCAACCACCAGGAATTTCTCCAACGGCATAAGTGCAAATGGACAAAAGTTCAGGTGGTTGATTTCTTCGGACAGTAA
- a CDS encoding DUF2555 domain-containing protein yields MTVLTKTPQEIAHMDETDVAQLAARLEQDDYGTPFEALQDWHLLRAIAFQRQELVEPYWHLLDIEAYDES; encoded by the coding sequence ATGACAGTCTTAACGAAAACCCCCCAGGAAATCGCCCACATGGACGAAACGGATGTGGCTCAACTCGCCGCACGATTAGAACAGGACGATTATGGGACTCCCTTTGAAGCCCTCCAGGATTGGCACTTGTTGCGGGCGATCGCCTTTCAGCGGCAAGAGTTAGTCGAACCCTACTGGCACCTGTTGGACATCGAAGCCTACGACGAATCATAG
- the murQ gene encoding N-acetylmuramic acid 6-phosphate etherase — MNSYESRGHLLTEQVNPQSQNLDQMSALELVDLFNQEDQKTLEAIANARKALAQAIEITSEALQQGGRLFYVGAGTSGRLGVLDAAECPPTFCTPPELVQGIIAGGAGALVRSSEDLEDRAEDGKKAIAQRQITELDVVVGITAGGTTPYVQGALTAAQQRGAKTIFISCVPADQVPFAADVDIRLLTGPEILAGSTRLKAGTVTKMALNILSTSVMVKLGKVYGNRMIDVAVTNHKLHDRALRILQDLTDLNREEAAILLEKSHRRVKVALLMHWKNIGFEEAESLLKVHQGSLRTALKS; from the coding sequence TTGAATTCCTACGAAAGTCGTGGCCATTTACTCACAGAACAGGTCAACCCCCAGAGCCAAAATTTAGATCAAATGTCGGCTTTGGAATTGGTCGATCTCTTTAACCAAGAAGATCAAAAAACCCTAGAGGCGATCGCCAATGCCCGCAAAGCACTTGCCCAGGCCATCGAAATCACCAGCGAAGCCCTCCAACAGGGAGGACGTCTATTTTATGTGGGAGCTGGCACCAGTGGCCGCCTCGGTGTTTTAGACGCAGCGGAATGTCCGCCCACTTTCTGCACCCCCCCGGAACTGGTTCAAGGGATTATTGCCGGAGGAGCCGGTGCCCTCGTGCGCAGTTCAGAAGATCTTGAAGACCGGGCCGAAGATGGTAAAAAGGCGATCGCCCAACGCCAAATCACCGAATTAGATGTGGTCGTCGGCATTACCGCTGGTGGAACAACCCCCTACGTCCAAGGAGCATTAACTGCCGCCCAACAGCGGGGTGCCAAAACCATTTTCATTAGTTGCGTTCCTGCCGATCAAGTGCCCTTTGCTGCCGATGTGGATATTCGTCTGCTGACTGGCCCCGAAATCTTAGCCGGATCTACTCGTCTTAAGGCCGGAACCGTCACCAAAATGGCCTTAAATATTCTCTCAACCAGCGTAATGGTCAAGCTCGGTAAAGTTTATGGCAATCGCATGATTGACGTAGCTGTAACTAACCATAAACTCCATGACCGAGCGCTTCGCATCCTCCAGGACCTAACAGATTTGAATCGCGAGGAGGCAGCAATTCTCCTTGAAAAATCCCATCGCCGCGTCAAAGTCGCCCTCCTTATGCATTGGAAAAATATTGGTTTTGAGGAAGCAGAAAGTTTATTAAAAGTCCATCAAGGAAGTCTCCGGACGGCGTTAAAGTCCTAA
- a CDS encoding CTP synthase — MSKFIFVTGGVVSSIGKGIVAASLGRLLKSRDYSVSILKLDPYINVDPGTMSPFQHGEVFVTEDGAETDLDLGHYERFTDTSMSRLNSVTTGSIYQAVINKERRGDYQGGTVQVIPHITNEIKERIFRVAENTNPDFVITEIGGTVGDIESLPFLEAIRQFRKEAGRDNVLYMHVTLIPWIPSAGEMKTKPTQHSVKELRSIGIQPDVLVCRCDRPLPQGQREKISEFCNVPEEQVITSQDASSIYEVPLMLEREGLAEQTLKLLRMEPRQPNLEQWQNLVERMKHPNRHMDIAIVGKYVQLNDAYLSVVESLGHAAIANDMDIKLHWVNAEDIEAHGAAMYLADMAGIVVPGGFGLRGVDGKVAAIEYARINQIPFLGLCLGMQSSVIEWARNVAKLEDAHSAEFNPEAKNPVINLLPEQRDVVDLGGTMRLGLYPCRLTPDTLTYQLYGQEVIYERHRHRYEFNNAYRSLFLETGYQVSGTSPDGRLVEIIEYADHPFFIATQFHPEFQSRPNHPHPLFFGFIQAAGNHKSQPIPDLDNQSTEMSISLS; from the coding sequence ATGTCTAAATTTATCTTTGTCACCGGTGGTGTGGTCTCCAGCATCGGGAAAGGCATTGTGGCAGCAAGTTTGGGGCGTTTGCTGAAGTCTCGCGACTATTCGGTATCGATCCTAAAACTTGATCCTTATATTAACGTCGATCCCGGCACCATGAGCCCGTTCCAGCATGGGGAAGTGTTCGTCACGGAAGATGGCGCAGAAACGGATCTCGACCTCGGCCACTACGAACGATTTACCGATACCTCTATGTCTCGCCTCAACAGTGTGACCACCGGTTCCATTTACCAAGCGGTGATTAATAAAGAGCGACGGGGCGATTACCAAGGGGGAACGGTTCAGGTGATTCCCCACATTACCAACGAAATCAAAGAACGAATTTTTCGCGTCGCGGAGAATACCAATCCTGATTTTGTGATCACAGAAATTGGCGGTACCGTCGGCGATATTGAATCTTTACCGTTCCTAGAAGCGATTCGTCAGTTCCGCAAAGAGGCTGGTCGGGACAATGTTTTATATATGCACGTGACCTTAATCCCCTGGATTCCGTCGGCAGGAGAAATGAAAACCAAGCCCACCCAACACTCTGTTAAGGAACTGCGCTCTATCGGGATTCAACCGGATGTGCTTGTGTGCCGTTGCGATCGCCCCCTACCCCAGGGCCAACGGGAAAAAATTTCGGAGTTCTGTAATGTCCCAGAAGAACAGGTGATTACCTCCCAGGATGCCAGCAGCATTTATGAAGTGCCCCTGATGCTGGAACGGGAAGGCTTGGCAGAACAAACCCTCAAACTGCTGCGGATGGAACCCCGGCAACCGAATTTAGAGCAGTGGCAAAACCTTGTCGAACGGATGAAGCACCCGAACCGCCATATGGATATTGCCATTGTCGGCAAATATGTCCAGCTCAATGATGCCTATTTGTCCGTAGTGGAATCCCTCGGCCATGCGGCGATCGCCAATGACATGGACATCAAACTCCATTGGGTCAACGCCGAAGATATCGAAGCACACGGCGCGGCCATGTACCTCGCAGACATGGCGGGGATTGTCGTTCCCGGAGGATTTGGCTTACGGGGCGTTGATGGGAAAGTGGCCGCCATTGAATATGCCCGCATCAATCAAATTCCTTTCCTCGGCCTTTGTCTCGGGATGCAATCTTCAGTGATCGAATGGGCCCGGAATGTTGCCAAATTAGAAGATGCCCACAGCGCCGAATTTAACCCAGAGGCGAAGAATCCCGTGATTAACCTCCTGCCAGAACAGCGGGATGTGGTGGATCTCGGGGGCACCATGCGCTTGGGCTTATACCCTTGTCGGCTCACCCCCGATACCCTGACCTATCAACTCTATGGCCAAGAGGTGATCTACGAGCGTCACCGTCATCGCTACGAATTCAACAATGCTTACCGGAGTCTATTTTTAGAAACAGGCTATCAGGTGAGTGGCACTTCCCCCGATGGTCGTTTGGTGGAAATTATTGAATACGCTGACCACCCATTTTTTATTGCGACCCAGTTCCACCCCGAATTTCAATCCCGTCCCAATCACCCCCACCCCCTCTTTTTCGGGTTTATTCAAGCGGCGGGCAATCACAAGTCCCAACCAATCCCTGATCTAGATAACCAAAGCACGGAGATGTCCATTTCTCTGTCCTAG
- a CDS encoding glycosyltransferase family 39 protein, producing the protein MDGHLPYTALLDVKPPLHWYIFASIIWLAQHSFVFLRFLGAIIVALIGFINYEIAKRIWNKTTGLISGILVIFLINLNPGGQSIMSEHLALIPMMLSFALILFCPKNKPALAASGLCMGLAIMIRLNLAYLGLFVGFYILFISIKSGFPNYKLVLLPGICFALGNLGGMLVILLPYFVTGNLEALNIGLIKASLNYSQQSDFLNVIVNQLGFVADIFVMTISIAFSAVFGPTLFFAFSQLIQVQRQEQKLDFFKKRFYIIGILFCLSIEFSILRTSVFYKHYIIQFLPIFSLLAAPAIANFLDRKDNFKKQLVAVILSVLLVHFSLQYFKTGSYCLNSPSCLHGTSITVKQYLVEHGPLNGNIWLTRGHLAYWFAGWTPITPLVTHPSNINKRFLLESWYGQEATVSQEIDKIFAKKPVLIIGASLQDYLRDSTAQARLDDFIQSDYLELPGLEKLHIYQRQG; encoded by the coding sequence CTGGATGGTCACTTACCGTATACAGCTCTATTAGACGTCAAGCCACCATTACATTGGTATATTTTTGCAAGTATCATTTGGTTGGCACAACACTCGTTTGTATTTTTACGCTTTTTAGGAGCAATAATTGTTGCACTTATTGGTTTTATTAATTATGAGATTGCCAAGAGAATCTGGAATAAAACGACAGGACTTATCTCTGGGATATTAGTCATTTTTTTGATTAACTTAAATCCAGGGGGGCAGTCTATTATGTCTGAGCATCTAGCTTTAATACCGATGATGCTTAGCTTTGCATTGATTCTCTTTTGTCCAAAAAATAAACCTGCCTTAGCAGCAAGTGGCCTATGCATGGGATTAGCGATTATGATCCGGCTAAACCTTGCTTATCTTGGCTTATTTGTAGGATTTTATATCTTATTTATATCCATTAAAAGTGGCTTTCCTAACTATAAACTAGTTTTATTGCCAGGCATCTGTTTTGCTCTGGGGAATTTGGGAGGTATGTTGGTTATCTTGCTTCCTTACTTCGTTACTGGCAACTTAGAGGCATTAAATATTGGTTTAATTAAAGCATCTTTAAATTATTCACAACAAAGCGATTTTTTGAATGTTATTGTAAATCAATTGGGTTTTGTTGCAGATATTTTTGTGATGACGATATCCATTGCTTTTAGTGCCGTCTTTGGCCCAACACTTTTTTTTGCATTTTCGCAGCTCATTCAGGTACAGAGACAAGAACAAAAGCTAGATTTTTTTAAAAAAAGATTCTACATAATTGGGATTTTGTTTTGTTTGTCTATAGAATTTTCGATTTTAAGAACGAGTGTTTTTTATAAACATTATATTATTCAATTCTTGCCTATATTTTCTTTACTTGCTGCCCCGGCGATCGCCAATTTTTTAGATCGTAAAGACAATTTCAAAAAACAACTCGTGGCGGTTATTCTTTCTGTCTTACTCGTACACTTTTCCTTGCAGTATTTCAAAACAGGCTCTTATTGCCTCAATAGTCCTAGTTGTCTCCACGGAACATCGATAACAGTCAAGCAATATTTAGTAGAGCATGGCCCCCTAAATGGCAACATTTGGCTAACTAGAGGACACTTAGCCTATTGGTTTGCTGGCTGGACCCCAATCACCCCATTGGTCACCCATCCCAGCAATATTAATAAGCGATTTCTTCTGGAAAGTTGGTATGGACAGGAAGCCACTGTTTCCCAAGAAATTGATAAGATTTTCGCAAAAAAACCTGTTTTGATTATTGGCGCTAGTCTCCAGGATTATTTACGTGATTCCACGGCCCAAGCAAGATTAGATGATTTTATTCAATCGGACTATCTAGAACTCCCAGGGTTGGAAAAGTTGCATATCTATCAGCGGCAAGGATAG
- a CDS encoding carotenoid oxygenase family protein, with translation MVSATEQLSYHQAAWQKGYESQRQELAYEVTDVEGEIPVELMGTLFRNGPGLLDIGGTPIKHPFDGDGMICSVTFQEGRAYFQNRFVQTAGFVAEQKARKPLYRGVFGTQKLGGFFNNVFDLRLKNIANTNVIYWGKKLLALWEAAEPHRLNPENLETCGLDYLGETLKPGDSFSAHPRIDPASIWDGGQSCLVNFAVKPGLPTRLVIYELSPTGELLRYREHEAKGFAFIHDFVITPNYVIFFQASVKFNPLPYVFGFKGAGECVKFEADKPTQMIVIPRDPARDDVQTLEAEAGFVFHHANAFERDNQIIVDSVCYQSIPQVQADVDYKNVDFDALDPGQLWRFTLDLATKKVTRALLDTRCCEFPVVHPKLVGRDYRYAYIGATHAKTGNAPLQAVWKVDHQGEDSQFYSFAPTGFTGEPIFVPRPGGVAEDEGWVLLMVYDSTRHRSDVVIFDAQNFARPLATLHLKQHIPYGLHGSWTPEVFVNF, from the coding sequence ATGGTTTCCGCAACAGAACAGCTTTCCTATCACCAAGCCGCGTGGCAAAAAGGCTATGAATCCCAGCGACAGGAGCTAGCCTATGAAGTTACTGACGTTGAAGGGGAGATCCCTGTCGAACTGATGGGAACCTTGTTTCGCAACGGGCCTGGGCTCTTAGACATTGGTGGCACACCGATTAAGCATCCCTTTGATGGTGATGGAATGATTTGCTCAGTTACCTTTCAGGAAGGGCGAGCCTATTTCCAGAATCGCTTTGTGCAGACAGCAGGGTTCGTCGCTGAGCAAAAAGCAAGGAAGCCTTTGTATCGAGGGGTATTTGGCACGCAGAAATTAGGGGGCTTCTTCAACAATGTATTTGACCTCAGGCTCAAAAATATTGCCAATACCAATGTGATCTACTGGGGGAAAAAATTATTAGCGCTCTGGGAAGCAGCAGAACCCCATCGCTTAAATCCAGAAAACTTAGAAACGTGTGGCCTGGATTATTTAGGAGAGACGCTCAAGCCTGGGGATAGTTTTTCGGCCCATCCACGCATTGATCCAGCTAGCATTTGGGATGGAGGACAATCTTGTTTAGTGAATTTTGCGGTAAAACCAGGTCTGCCGACGCGATTGGTGATCTATGAATTGAGTCCGACAGGGGAGTTGCTGCGCTACCGCGAACATGAGGCCAAGGGATTTGCCTTTATCCATGACTTTGTGATTACGCCGAATTATGTGATTTTTTTCCAGGCATCGGTGAAATTTAATCCTTTGCCCTATGTTTTTGGGTTTAAGGGAGCTGGTGAATGTGTCAAGTTTGAGGCGGATAAACCAACACAGATGATCGTCATTCCGAGGGATCCGGCGCGAGATGATGTGCAAACCTTAGAGGCGGAGGCGGGCTTTGTATTTCACCATGCCAATGCCTTTGAGCGAGATAATCAGATTATTGTGGATTCGGTCTGTTATCAGTCGATTCCCCAGGTGCAGGCGGATGTGGATTATAAAAACGTTGATTTTGATGCGTTAGATCCAGGTCAGTTGTGGCGCTTTACCTTGGATTTGGCGACAAAAAAGGTGACGCGAGCACTATTGGATACCCGCTGCTGTGAGTTTCCGGTGGTGCATCCAAAACTGGTAGGACGAGACTATCGCTATGCTTATATCGGGGCGACCCATGCCAAAACAGGTAATGCACCTTTGCAGGCGGTTTGGAAAGTGGATCACCAAGGGGAGGATTCCCAATTTTATTCCTTTGCGCCAACTGGATTTACGGGAGAACCAATTTTTGTACCCCGTCCTGGGGGCGTTGCGGAGGATGAGGGTTGGGTTTTACTAATGGTCTATGATTCGACCAGGCACCGTTCGGATGTGGTGATTTTTGATGCGCAAAATTTTGCTCGACCTTTGGCGACCCTACATTTAAAGCAGCATATTCCCTACGGTTTACATGGCAGTTGGACACCGGAAGTGTTTGTGAACTTCTAA
- a CDS encoding thiol-disulfide oxidoreductase DCC family protein gives MSSTPSWKIKLLYDGQCPLCLREVNFLRRKDNGRGLICFVDVAADDYDPSRHGGVTFQTAMERIHGVLPDGTVLQNVAVFRSVYEVLGMGWVYGITEIPGIGQLADWVYGIWAKYRLQLTGRPDLITLIQNREARQTCSVGDRCRLETSVTET, from the coding sequence ATGTCCTCCACCCCATCCTGGAAAATTAAATTGCTCTATGACGGCCAATGTCCCCTTTGTCTGCGGGAAGTCAACTTTTTGCGGCGCAAGGATAATGGTCGCGGTTTAATTTGCTTTGTGGATGTCGCCGCCGATGATTACGACCCTAGCCGCCACGGTGGCGTAACTTTCCAGACTGCCATGGAGCGGATTCATGGTGTTTTACCCGACGGCACAGTGCTCCAAAATGTGGCGGTTTTTCGGTCTGTTTACGAAGTTCTGGGAATGGGCTGGGTCTACGGCATCACGGAAATTCCTGGTATTGGGCAATTGGCCGACTGGGTTTATGGCATCTGGGCAAAATATCGTCTCCAACTGACGGGCCGCCCCGATTTAATCACTCTGATCCAAAACCGGGAAGCACGACAAACCTGTAGTGTTGGCGATCGCTGTCGTCTCGAAACGTCAGTAACGGAAACCTAA
- a CDS encoding DUF2499 domain-containing protein, with protein sequence MNALSFPTWIVHISSVLEWILAIWLIQTYGNLIQDKSWSALAWGMLPSLVSAMCACTWHFFDNAPSLEWLVTIQAALTLVGNCTLCLGAWWIWRSPGPKESTD encoded by the coding sequence ATGAATGCCCTTTCCTTTCCCACTTGGATTGTCCACATTTCCAGCGTTCTAGAGTGGATTCTGGCCATTTGGTTGATCCAAACCTACGGTAATTTAATCCAAGACAAAAGCTGGTCGGCCCTGGCCTGGGGCATGCTACCGTCTCTTGTGAGTGCGATGTGTGCCTGCACTTGGCACTTTTTCGACAATGCTCCCAGCCTCGAATGGCTCGTTACCATCCAAGCCGCCCTGACCCTCGTCGGAAATTGCACCCTCTGTCTAGGAGCCTGGTGGATTTGGCGATCGCCTGGCCCTAAAGAATCCACTGATTAG